A region from the Populus trichocarpa isolate Nisqually-1 chromosome 18, P.trichocarpa_v4.1, whole genome shotgun sequence genome encodes:
- the LOC7467925 gene encoding beta-galactosidase 7: MDIYRRINEPQIYVEFVIEIPFNRVKESEMKLSGSQIEILLIASLALLCSSSAITVDYDSNAVIINGERKIIFAGAIHYPRSTPEMWPELFQKAKEGGIDAIETYIFWDRHEPVRRQYYFSGNQDIVKFCKLAQEAGLHVILRIGPYVCAEWSYGGFPMWLHNIPGIELRTDNEIYKNEMQIFTTKIVDVCKEAKLFAPQGGPIILAQIENEYGNVMGPYGDAGRRYVNWCAQMAVGQNVGIPWIMCQQSNAPQPMINTCNGFYCDQFKPNNPKSPKMWTENWSGWFKLWGGRDPYRTAEDLAFSVARFIQNGGVLNSYYMYHGGTNFGRTAGGPYITTSYDYNAPLDEYGNLNQPKWGHLKQLHEAIKQGERILTNGTVTSKNFWGGVDQTTYTNQGTGERFCFLSNTNMEEANVDLGQDGKYSLPAWSVTILQDCNKEIYNTAKVNTQTSIMVKKLHEEDKPVQLSWTWAPEPMKGVLQGKGRFRATELLEQKETTVDTTDYLWYMTSVNLNETTLKKWTNVTLRVGTRGHTLHAYVNKKEIGTQFSKQANAQQSVKGDDYSFLFEKPVTLTSGTNTISLLSATVGLANYGQYYDKKPVGIAEGPVQLVANGKPFMDLTSYQWSYKIGLSGEAKRYNDPNSPHASKFTASDNLPTGRAMTWYKTTFASPSGTEPVVVDLLGMGKGHAWVNGKSLGRFWPTQIADAKGCPDTCDYRGSYNGDKCVTNCGNPSQRWYHIPRSYLNKDGQNTLILFEEVGGNPTNVSFQIVAVETICGNAYEGSTLELSCEGGRTISDIQFASYGDPEGTCGAFMKGSFYATRSAAVVEKACVGKQSCGILVSGETFGLKKRSDIANRLAVQAVCTGYIDNDLESLKNKNNNSKQ, translated from the exons ATGGATATTTATCGCCGTATAAACGAACCACAGATCTATGTAGAGTTCGTGATAGAGATTCCCTTCAACCGTGTTAAAG AATCAGAGATGAAGCTGTCAGGTTCTCAGATTGAAATTCTTCTTATTGCGAGTTTAGCATTGCTATGCTCAAGCTCTGCAATAACTGTTGATTATGATTCCAATGCTGTTATCATCAATGGTGAACGGAAAATCATTTTCGCCGGAGCAATTCACTATCCGCGTAGCACGCCTGAG ATGTGGCCAGAGCTATTCCAGAAGGCTAAGGAAGGTGGCATTGATGCTATTGAAACTTATATCTTCTGGGACCGCCATGAGCCAGTCCGCCGGCAG TATTATTTCTCTGGGAATCAGGACATCGTAAAATTCTGTAAGCTCGCTCAAGAAGCTGGACTTCACGTCATTCTCCGGATTGGTCCGTATGTTTGTGCTGAATGGTCATACGG AGGCTTCCCCATGTGGCTACACAACATTCCAGGGATTGAATTGAGAACGGATAATGAGATTTACAAG AATGAGATGCAAATTTTTACCACCAAGATCGTGGACGTGTGCAAAGAAGCAAAGTTGTTTGCACCACAGGGAGGGCCTATAATTTTAGCACAG ATTGAGAATGAATATGGAAACGTTATGGGACCTTATGGAGACGCAGGGAGAAGGTACGTCAATTGGTGTGCACAGATGGCAGTAGGACAGAACGTTGGAATCCCATGGATTATGTGCCAGCAGTCTAATGCTCCACAACCCATG ATTAATACATGCAATGGATTTTACTGCGACCAGTTCAAGCCAAACAACCCTAAGAGTCCCAAAATGTGGACAGAAAACTGGAGTGGATG GTTCAAGCTTTGGGGTGGCAGAGATCCATATAGAACTGCTGAAGATTTGGCCTTTTCAGTGGCACGCTTTATCCAAAATGGCGGAGTCTTGAACAGCTATTATATG TATCATGGAGGAACGAATTTTGGACGCACAGCAGGAGGTCCATACATTACAACATCATATGACTACAATGCTCCCCTGGATGAATATG GTAATTTGAATCAGCCCAAGTGGGGTCATCTCAAGCAACTTCACGAAGCTATCAAACAGGGGGAGAGAATTCTCACTAATGGCACCGTGACATCCAAGAATTTCTGGGGCGGGGTCGAT CAAACCACATACACCAACCAAGGCACTGGAGAGAGATTCTGTTTCTTGAGCAATACAAACATGGAGGAAGCCAATGTAGACTTGGGACAAGATGGGAAGTACTCCTTGCCTGCTTGGTCTGTTACTATTCTTCAAGATTGCAACAAAGAAATTTACAACACTGCAAAGGTTAATACCCAGACCTCAATAATGGTCAAGAAGCTACATGAGGAGGATAAACCTGTTCAACTTTCCTGGACGTGGGCACCAGAACCCATGAAAGGTGTACTCCAAGGAAAGGGTAGATTTAGAGCCACCGAGCTTCTTGAGCAGAAAGAAACAACTGTTGATACTACTGACTATTTGTGGTACATGACTAG CGTTAACCTTAACGAGACAACACTGAAGAAGTGGACTAATGTGACCCTGCGAGTTGGCACAAGAGGCCATACACTTCATGCTTATGTTAACAAGAAGGAGATAG GAACCCAGTTTTCCAAGCAAGCCAACGCTCAACAATCAGTTAAGGGAGATGATTACAGTTTTCTATTTGAAAAGCCAGTTACTCTCACTTCTGGGACTAACACCATAAGCTTACTCAGTGCCACTGTTGGATTGGCT AATTATGGTCAATATTACGATAAAAAACCTGTTGGCATTGCTGAAGGGCCCGTCCAGTTGGTAGCAAATGGGAAACCTTTTATGGACTTGACGTCATATCAGTGGTCTTACAAG ATTGGGTTGAGCGGTGAGGCCAAAAGATACAATGATCCAAATTCGCCACATGCCAGTAAATTTACTGCCAGTGATAACCTTCCTACCGGAAGAGCCATGACATGGTACAAG ACCACATTTGCCAGTCCTTCAGGTACTGAACCAGTAGTGGTAGACTTGCTAGGCATGGGCAAAGGGCATGCCTGGGTGAATGGAAAAAGCCTTGGTCGCTTCTGGCCTACGCAAATTGCTGATGCCAAAGGATGCCCTGACACTTGTGACTACCGTGGATCTTATAATGGTGATAAATGTGTGACGAACTGTGGCAATCCTTCTCAAAGATGGTACCATATCCCAAGGTCATACCTTAATAAGGATGGCCAAAACACCTTGATCTTGTTTGAGGAAGTGGGCGGGAACCCTACAAATGTGTCGTTCCAGATTGTTGCTGTGGAGACAATATGTGGAAATGCATATGAAGGAAGCACATTAGAATTGTCATGCGAAGGTGGCAGAACCATCTCAGACATTCAATTCGCCAGCTATGGAGACCCTGAGGGAACATGCGGCGCATTCATGAAGGGCTCCTTCTACGCCACTCGCAGTGCGGCAGTAGTGGAAAAG GCATGTGTTGGGAAACAGAGCTGTGGAATTCTTGTTTCAGGTGAAACATTTGGATTAAAGAAGCGTTCTGACATTGCCAATAGGCTGGCGGTGCAAGCTGTCTGCACTGGGTACATTGACAACGATCTCGAGTCCCTaaagaataagaataacaaCTCAAAACAATGA